From Chryseobacterium gallinarum, one genomic window encodes:
- the queG gene encoding tRNA epoxyqueuosine(34) reductase QueG, translating into MNPTAEKYSLLIKSKAKSFGFQNCGISKADFLEEDAPRLEQWLKNNFNGEMKYMENHFDKRLDPRLLVEGSKSVISLSYNYFPEEKLPVLENYKISKYAYAEDYHEVIKEILREMVAELQDEIGEFGFRVFVDSAPVLERSWARKSGIGWVGKNANLITKQNGSFYFLAEIICDLELIPDHETTDHCGTCRKCIDACPTDAIVSEKIIDGSRCISYATIELKNDIPGYFKDKMEDWMFGCDICQDVCPWNRFSAPHQQSRFKPNEALKNFKKGEWKELTQEIFSEIFRKSPVKRTKFAGLKRNIEFLEQSSIKS; encoded by the coding sequence ATGAATCCAACCGCTGAAAAATATTCTTTACTGATTAAATCCAAAGCAAAAAGTTTTGGGTTTCAGAACTGTGGTATTTCTAAAGCAGACTTTTTGGAAGAAGATGCACCGCGTCTTGAGCAATGGCTTAAAAATAACTTCAACGGAGAAATGAAGTATATGGAAAACCATTTTGACAAAAGATTAGATCCCAGGCTGCTGGTGGAAGGCTCCAAATCTGTAATTTCACTGTCTTATAATTATTTCCCCGAAGAAAAGCTGCCCGTTCTTGAAAATTATAAAATCTCAAAATATGCTTATGCAGAGGATTATCATGAAGTGATCAAAGAAATTCTTCGTGAAATGGTGGCAGAACTTCAGGATGAGATCGGCGAATTCGGATTCAGGGTTTTTGTAGACTCGGCTCCTGTTTTAGAAAGAAGCTGGGCAAGGAAATCAGGAATAGGCTGGGTAGGGAAAAATGCCAATCTGATTACCAAACAAAACGGATCCTTTTATTTCCTGGCAGAAATTATCTGTGATCTGGAGCTTATTCCTGATCATGAAACAACAGATCACTGCGGAACCTGCCGGAAATGTATTGATGCCTGCCCCACAGATGCTATTGTTTCTGAAAAAATTATCGATGGAAGCCGCTGTATTTCCTATGCAACTATAGAATTGAAAAACGACATTCCCGGTTATTTTAAAGATAAAATGGAAGACTGGATGTTTGGATGTGATATCTGCCAGGATGTATGCCCCTGGAACAGATTTTCCGCCCCTCATCAGCAAAGCAGGTTTAAGCCTAATGAAGCTTTGAAAAACTTTAAAAAAGGAGAATGGAAAGAGCTTACCCAGGAAATTTTTTCAGAAATCTTCAGAAAATCACCTGTAAAAAGGACTAAGTTTGCAGGATTGAAAAGAAATATTGAATTTTTAGAGCAATCCTCAATCAAATCTTAG
- the gldD gene encoding gliding motility lipoprotein GldD has translation MIKKVIFIFVSLLLISCGKDPVPKPYGELRLEYPVPKYQKFENNCAYTFEYSDFASISPAKKPCWFYLNYPEMKAKVFVTYYPIQNDFAEHIKEAEKMVYEHTIKASAIDTKSFEYPEKKVYGNFYELKGQSASNLQFYITDSTKHFVTAYLYFNSRPKPDSLAPAVNYIKNDMKHLLDSFEWKK, from the coding sequence ATGATAAAAAAAGTCATTTTTATTTTTGTATCACTGCTTTTAATCTCATGTGGAAAAGATCCGGTTCCGAAACCTTACGGTGAACTGCGTTTGGAATATCCGGTTCCGAAATACCAGAAGTTTGAAAACAATTGTGCCTATACTTTTGAATATTCAGATTTTGCTTCAATAAGCCCGGCCAAAAAACCTTGCTGGTTCTATCTGAATTATCCTGAAATGAAAGCCAAGGTTTTCGTTACGTATTATCCGATACAGAATGACTTTGCAGAACATATTAAGGAAGCAGAGAAAATGGTATATGAGCACACCATTAAAGCCAGTGCTATAGACACTAAATCTTTTGAATATCCGGAAAAGAAAGTGTATGGAAACTTCTATGAACTTAAAGGACAGAGTGCTTCCAACCTTCAGTTTTACATTACAGACAGTACAAAACATTTTGTAACTGCTTACTTATACTTTAATTCCAGGCCTAAACCGGATTCTTTAGCTCCTGCAGTGAACTATATCAAAAACGATATGAAACACCTGCTGGATTCTTTTGAATGGAAAAAATAA
- a CDS encoding rhodanese-like domain-containing protein — protein sequence MSLIEVIQSGNYELIDVREPMELEMDGSIEGAKNIPLGEVEDRKDEILSIEKPVILFCRSGNRSGKALEYLNAQGLKDGYNGGGWAELKAVLEANKGTF from the coding sequence ATGTCTTTAATAGAAGTAATACAATCCGGAAATTATGAATTGATCGACGTTCGCGAGCCTATGGAGCTTGAAATGGACGGAAGCATAGAGGGAGCAAAGAATATTCCTCTGGGTGAGGTAGAAGATAGAAAAGATGAGATTCTATCAATTGAGAAACCAGTGATTTTATTCTGCAGAAGTGGAAACAGAAGCGGAAAAGCATTGGAGTATTTAAACGCTCAGGGATTGAAAGACGGTTATAACGGTGGAGGCTGGGCCGAGCTGAAAGCTGTTTTGGAAGCGAATAAGGGAACTTTTTAA
- a CDS encoding TIGR02117 family protein: protein MTVKSALLYILKIVGIILGIVIIYVLLGLLIPYIPVSAKDDGQKKEIPVYIYTNGVHTDIVMPVKNDLQDWSLKIPFANTKSKRTDYQYIGIGWGDKGFYLDTPTWADLKFSTAVKAAFWLSESAMHCTYYTNMKEGDDCKMIMISRGQYEKLVKFVEDKFDRDRNGNFMLIPTDAVYGDNDAFYDAKGTYSFLYTCNTWTNNALKAAGQKAALWTPTDFGIFQHYK, encoded by the coding sequence ATGACCGTGAAAAGTGCATTATTATATATTTTAAAAATTGTAGGGATCATTTTGGGAATAGTAATCATTTATGTGCTTCTGGGATTACTGATCCCTTATATCCCCGTTTCAGCGAAAGACGACGGACAAAAAAAGGAGATTCCGGTCTATATTTATACCAATGGGGTACATACCGATATTGTAATGCCCGTGAAGAATGATCTTCAGGACTGGAGCCTGAAAATTCCTTTTGCCAATACCAAATCCAAAAGAACGGATTATCAGTATATAGGAATAGGATGGGGAGATAAAGGATTCTACCTTGATACGCCTACGTGGGCTGATCTTAAATTTTCAACAGCTGTGAAAGCTGCATTTTGGCTGAGTGAATCCGCAATGCATTGTACATATTATACAAACATGAAAGAAGGGGATGACTGTAAGATGATTATGATCAGCAGAGGTCAATATGAAAAACTGGTTAAATTTGTCGAAGATAAGTTTGACAGAGACCGGAATGGAAACTTTATGCTGATTCCTACCGATGCTGTTTACGGTGATAATGATGCATTTTATGATGCCAAAGGAACCTACAGCTTTTTGTATACATGCAATACATGGACCAATAATGCTTTGAAAGCAGCAGGTCAGAAAGCGGCACTCTGGACTCCTACTGATTTTGGAATTTTTCAGCACTATAAGTAG
- the mutY gene encoding A/G-specific adenine glycosylase: MKRNKLFNELNRLSFLEKNKTVTSFLHIGNRLLEWYRNNARDLPFRQTKDPYKIWICEIVFQQTRINQGLNHYNNFIKRFPDVKTLAEAEENEVLLHWKGLGYYSRAINIHKAARQIMNDYQGIFPAEYEEILKLKGVGKYTAAAISSICFGGKIPAVDGNFYRVLSRLFADDFDISNAKAFAYFSELATLVMPDNVGDFNQAMMDLGSEICKPKNPLCGECPVHEDCLAFSLQKISAYPVKTKKVKAEDLSLTYYFVHRNGEFLIRQRKDDFIWKKLFEFPSFLPETMKTFITGSKIISHKLTHKNLSIEIFNVEVTSEKIWNDFITENQYLITNFEASHEKSFPKPLENYIQNSLKD, encoded by the coding sequence ATGAAGAGAAATAAACTCTTCAATGAATTAAACAGACTAAGCTTTTTGGAAAAAAATAAAACAGTCACAAGCTTTCTTCATATAGGAAACAGGCTTTTGGAATGGTATAGGAATAATGCCAGGGATTTACCTTTCAGACAGACTAAAGACCCATATAAAATCTGGATCTGTGAAATTGTATTTCAGCAGACAAGGATTAACCAGGGCCTTAATCATTACAACAACTTTATTAAAAGGTTTCCGGATGTAAAAACCTTAGCTGAAGCTGAGGAAAATGAAGTTTTGTTACATTGGAAAGGATTGGGCTATTATTCCAGGGCAATTAATATTCATAAAGCTGCCCGGCAGATTATGAATGATTATCAGGGAATTTTTCCTGCAGAATATGAAGAAATTTTGAAATTAAAAGGCGTAGGCAAATATACGGCTGCAGCGATTTCGAGTATTTGTTTTGGCGGAAAGATTCCTGCAGTTGACGGAAACTTTTACCGCGTTCTAAGTCGCCTGTTTGCTGATGATTTTGATATTTCCAACGCAAAGGCTTTTGCTTATTTTTCAGAACTGGCAACTTTAGTGATGCCCGATAATGTGGGGGATTTCAACCAGGCGATGATGGATCTCGGCTCTGAAATCTGTAAACCCAAAAACCCTCTTTGTGGAGAATGTCCGGTCCATGAAGATTGTCTGGCTTTTTCATTGCAGAAAATTTCAGCCTATCCGGTAAAAACGAAGAAAGTAAAGGCAGAAGACCTGTCTTTGACGTATTATTTTGTTCATAGAAACGGGGAATTTCTGATCCGCCAGAGAAAAGATGACTTTATCTGGAAAAAATTATTTGAATTCCCGTCTTTCCTCCCTGAGACAATGAAAACTTTTATTACCGGCTCAAAAATAATCAGTCATAAGCTTACCCATAAGAACTTAAGCATTGAAATATTTAATGTTGAAGTTACCTCGGAAAAGATCTGGAATGATTTTATCACTGAAAATCAATACCTGATTACCAACTTTGAAGCCTCTCATGAAAAATCATTTCCAAAGCCTTTGGAAAATTACATTCAAAACTCTCTGAAAGACTGA
- a CDS encoding PfkB family carbohydrate kinase, translating into MKLLVVGSVAFDAIETPFGKTDKILGGAATYIGITSSILGVKSGIVSVVGGDFPQEHLDMFTDREVNIEGIEIVKEGKTFFWSGKYHNDLNTRDTLATEVNVLENFDPKIPDSMQDAEILLLGNLHPGVQLSVLEKMNNRPKLVILDTMNFWMDSAWDILMDMIAKTDVITINDEEARQLSGEYSLVKAAKKIHTMGPEYVIIKKGEHGALLFHDNKVFAIPALPLEDVFDPTGAGDTFAGGFAAYLAKKGKIDFDTMKSALIVGSAMASFTVEKFGTERIQEVNESDMFSRLRQFKELTTFDVELQ; encoded by the coding sequence ATGAAACTTTTAGTTGTAGGAAGTGTTGCATTTGATGCAATCGAAACGCCATTTGGTAAGACGGATAAAATTTTAGGTGGAGCTGCCACTTATATTGGAATTACTTCATCTATTCTAGGCGTTAAATCTGGTATCGTTTCTGTAGTAGGAGGAGATTTCCCACAGGAACATCTTGATATGTTCACAGACAGAGAGGTAAATATTGAAGGAATTGAAATCGTAAAAGAAGGAAAAACATTCTTCTGGTCTGGTAAATACCATAATGACCTGAACACCAGAGATACATTAGCCACAGAAGTAAATGTGCTGGAAAATTTTGACCCTAAGATTCCGGATTCAATGCAGGACGCTGAAATCTTATTACTTGGAAACCTACACCCGGGTGTTCAGTTGTCCGTACTTGAAAAAATGAATAACCGTCCTAAACTGGTTATCCTTGATACAATGAATTTCTGGATGGATTCTGCATGGGATATATTGATGGATATGATTGCCAAAACCGATGTGATTACCATTAATGATGAAGAAGCAAGACAGCTTTCAGGAGAATATTCCTTAGTAAAAGCAGCTAAAAAAATCCATACAATGGGTCCTGAGTATGTGATCATTAAAAAAGGAGAGCACGGAGCTTTACTTTTCCATGATAACAAAGTATTTGCGATCCCTGCACTTCCGTTAGAAGATGTTTTTGATCCTACAGGAGCAGGAGATACCTTTGCCGGTGGGTTTGCCGCTTATCTTGCCAAAAAAGGGAAAATAGATTTCGATACTATGAAATCTGCTTTGATCGTAGGGTCTGCAATGGCTTCATTTACCGTAGAAAAATTCGGAACAGAAAGAATCCAGGAAGTAAATGAATCAGATATGTTCAGCAGATTGAGACAATTCAAAGAATTGACAACATTTGATGTTGAACTGCAGTAA
- a CDS encoding efflux RND transporter periplasmic adaptor subunit has product MYLKNVIICSLAILFAVSCSKAKNKNSQKEKEVPILEIKEKDTLVSNQFVTDIQAKKNVEIRSRIGGIIQQIYVNEGQFVHQGQALFKINDAELQMELLKANAALKQTEADVRIAEVELKQIQSLHAKKFVANNELEMVKAKLSSAKAKHAFAEAEKKAVLQKISFTRITAPFDGVIDVIPHKDGSLVENGTLLTTLSQLNEVYAYFSIPENLYFELLANDKIGNHQKIELTLPNGVNYQFNGALKTAEGEIDRTTGSIRYKALFPNPDRLIKHGTSGKLIISEHQANAILIPQKSTFSIQDKTYVFVVNKQNKVKMTNIKIGTTLRDSYLVESGLKKGDLIVYEGTQSLKDGDMITVKKKY; this is encoded by the coding sequence ATGTATTTGAAAAATGTAATAATTTGCAGTCTTGCAATATTATTCGCTGTGTCATGCAGTAAAGCCAAGAACAAAAACAGCCAAAAAGAAAAAGAAGTTCCCATTCTGGAAATCAAAGAAAAAGATACATTGGTCAGCAACCAGTTTGTAACCGATATCCAGGCAAAAAAGAATGTGGAAATACGCTCCAGAATCGGAGGAATTATACAGCAGATTTATGTTAATGAAGGGCAATTCGTACACCAGGGACAGGCCTTATTTAAAATTAATGATGCCGAATTACAGATGGAACTTTTGAAAGCGAATGCTGCTCTCAAACAGACTGAAGCAGATGTTCGTATTGCAGAAGTAGAACTTAAGCAGATTCAGAGTCTCCATGCCAAAAAGTTTGTGGCGAATAACGAACTGGAAATGGTAAAAGCAAAATTGTCTTCAGCAAAAGCAAAACATGCCTTCGCCGAAGCAGAGAAAAAAGCCGTATTACAAAAAATAAGCTTTACCAGGATTACCGCCCCTTTTGATGGGGTTATAGACGTTATTCCCCATAAAGACGGAAGTTTGGTGGAAAACGGAACTTTACTGACGACCTTGTCTCAATTGAATGAAGTCTATGCCTACTTTTCCATTCCGGAAAACTTATATTTTGAGCTTTTAGCCAATGATAAAATCGGAAACCATCAAAAGATCGAGCTTACCTTACCGAATGGGGTGAATTACCAGTTTAACGGAGCCCTGAAGACGGCGGAAGGAGAAATCGACCGCACTACGGGTTCTATTCGTTATAAGGCACTGTTTCCTAATCCGGACCGCCTGATCAAACATGGAACATCCGGAAAGCTTATCATTTCCGAGCACCAGGCCAATGCTATCCTGATTCCTCAGAAATCCACTTTCTCCATTCAGGATAAAACCTATGTTTTTGTGGTGAATAAGCAGAATAAGGTCAAAATGACCAATATTAAGATCGGGACAACACTGAGAGATTCTTACCTGGTGGAAAGTGGTCTTAAAAAAGGAGATTTAATTGTTTATGAAGGAACCCAGTCACTGAAAGACGGAGATATGATTACCGTCAAAAAGAAGTATTAA
- a CDS encoding alpha/beta fold hydrolase yields the protein MGGRIIEVKGKKLYTEHNYSFENRPTIVFLHDSLGSVQLWRDFPAELSDATNCNVLVYDRLGYGRSYPMPTHERPVNYMELEADLLNDLLIRLDIDNAILFGHSDGGTIALITAAKYPEKVEAIICEAGHIFVEEVTLKGVYAAWEAYKTTNLPERLQKYHGDKVETLFKAWTETWTRDDYRNWNIEYLLKNITCPLLFIQGEADEYGTLDQVEKTISQVSGSAEKYIIPGIGHTPHKEAPEQVLEKAADFISKNS from the coding sequence ATGGGAGGAAGAATAATAGAAGTAAAGGGTAAGAAACTATATACAGAACACAACTATTCATTCGAAAACAGACCAACAATTGTTTTCTTACACGATTCTTTGGGATCTGTCCAACTGTGGAGGGATTTTCCGGCTGAATTGTCTGATGCAACAAATTGTAACGTCCTTGTGTATGATCGTTTAGGTTATGGAAGATCTTATCCTATGCCCACCCACGAAAGACCGGTTAATTATATGGAACTGGAAGCAGATCTTTTGAATGACCTCCTCATCAGGCTAGATATTGATAACGCAATCCTTTTCGGGCACAGTGACGGCGGAACTATTGCTTTAATTACCGCTGCAAAATACCCGGAAAAGGTAGAGGCGATCATTTGTGAAGCCGGGCATATCTTTGTGGAAGAAGTGACCTTAAAAGGAGTGTATGCTGCCTGGGAAGCTTATAAAACTACCAATCTTCCGGAACGTTTACAAAAATACCACGGAGATAAAGTGGAAACCCTCTTTAAAGCCTGGACAGAAACCTGGACCCGGGACGATTACAGAAACTGGAATATTGAATATCTTTTGAAAAATATCACCTGTCCATTGCTATTTATTCAGGGAGAAGCCGATGAATATGGTACATTGGACCAGGTAGAAAAAACCATTTCCCAGGTAAGCGGAAGTGCTGAAAAATATATCATTCCCGGAATTGGCCATACCCCTCATAAAGAAGCACCTGAACAGGTCTTGGAAAAAGCTGCGGATTTTATCAGTAAAAATTCCTGA
- a CDS encoding SRPBCC family protein: MKHILCREQQLSCDLETAWKFFSSANNLSQITPEDMGFIVLTELDDDRIHEGMLIDYYISPLFGIKMKWQTEIIHVDFQKSFTDFQRKGPYKLWKHHHEFFPNEHGVLMKDTIEYELPMGFIGEIAHGLFVRKKLEYIFDYRFRVLGKLFKQSL, encoded by the coding sequence ATGAAACATATACTTTGCCGTGAACAGCAATTAAGCTGTGATCTTGAAACTGCCTGGAAATTCTTTTCATCCGCGAATAACCTTTCCCAAATTACTCCGGAAGATATGGGATTCATTGTCCTCACAGAACTGGATGATGATCGTATCCATGAAGGAATGCTTATCGATTATTATATCTCTCCGTTGTTTGGAATTAAAATGAAATGGCAGACAGAAATTATCCATGTTGATTTTCAGAAAAGCTTTACCGATTTTCAAAGAAAGGGTCCCTATAAACTCTGGAAACACCATCATGAATTTTTTCCTAACGAACATGGAGTCCTGATGAAAGACACAATAGAATATGAGCTTCCTATGGGTTTTATTGGAGAAATAGCCCACGGCCTTTTTGTCAGAAAAAAACTGGAATATATTTTTGATTATCGTTTTCGGGTACTGGGTAAATTGTTTAAACAGTCACTTTGA
- a CDS encoding peptidylprolyl isomerase, with amino-acid sequence MTNKLKITFLLGIFMMVFSSHMMNAQLKQGDLVDGIAAVIGDEIVLESDVNEQMNYAKQQGASDTDKCEFLENLISNKLLVYEAKKDTLIENRSAAIKEQANAKYRQLLSQFPDEKTMLAAYKFRNAYEMKNAIEKIDTDQYYGQAKYQRVTDKADVTPNEVTDFYNMYKMQLPQVKDEVTLAQIMMYPKLTEAHKQDLINRLKKIKQDILGGESFESQARIYSEDEGSASNGGLYKNINKGQMVKPFEAAALNLQENEISDPVESDFGYHIIQLVKKSGKVYDARHILLKATPTEDEIKTAKAKLDSIRGLVLNGKMTFKDAAFKFSDDKRTKFNAGVIPGGDGSDKIERESIPGTISYELAGLNKGDITTAFEDEDNRRKVVKIIRMDDVIPSHQITLETDFSRIKQMALNKKKNEMVEKFVNSKLPTTFISIDGRYDNCKFKSNWKKESIKK; translated from the coding sequence ATGACAAATAAACTAAAAATCACTTTTCTTCTTGGGATCTTCATGATGGTATTCTCTTCCCATATGATGAACGCCCAGCTTAAACAAGGAGATTTAGTGGATGGTATTGCTGCTGTTATTGGGGATGAAATTGTTTTGGAATCTGATGTGAATGAACAGATGAATTATGCAAAACAGCAGGGAGCTTCCGATACAGACAAATGTGAATTCCTGGAAAACCTGATCAGCAATAAACTTCTTGTATATGAAGCAAAAAAAGATACGTTAATTGAAAACCGTTCTGCTGCAATCAAAGAACAGGCTAATGCAAAATACCGTCAGTTGCTTTCTCAATTTCCGGATGAAAAAACAATGCTTGCCGCTTATAAGTTCAGAAATGCTTATGAAATGAAGAATGCGATCGAAAAGATCGATACAGACCAGTATTACGGACAGGCAAAATACCAGAGGGTAACGGATAAAGCAGATGTAACTCCGAATGAAGTTACAGACTTTTATAATATGTATAAAATGCAGTTGCCGCAGGTAAAAGATGAGGTAACCTTAGCGCAGATCATGATGTATCCTAAGTTGACCGAAGCTCACAAGCAAGATTTAATCAACAGATTGAAAAAGATCAAGCAGGATATTCTGGGAGGAGAAAGTTTCGAAAGCCAGGCAAGAATCTATTCTGAAGATGAGGGATCAGCTTCCAATGGAGGTCTGTATAAAAACATCAACAAAGGGCAGATGGTAAAGCCGTTTGAGGCTGCAGCATTAAACCTTCAGGAAAATGAAATCTCTGATCCTGTAGAATCGGATTTCGGGTACCATATTATTCAGCTGGTGAAAAAGTCCGGGAAAGTATATGATGCAAGACATATCTTGCTGAAAGCTACTCCAACGGAAGATGAGATTAAAACAGCAAAAGCAAAATTAGATAGCATCAGAGGTCTGGTTTTAAACGGTAAAATGACATTTAAAGATGCCGCTTTCAAATTCTCAGATGATAAAAGAACCAAATTCAACGCAGGGGTAATTCCTGGAGGAGACGGCTCTGATAAAATTGAAAGAGAAAGTATTCCGGGAACGATCAGCTATGAGCTGGCAGGGTTAAACAAAGGAGATATCACCACAGCTTTTGAAGATGAAGATAACAGAAGAAAAGTGGTAAAAATCATCAGAATGGATGATGTAATCCCTTCCCATCAGATTACTCTGGAAACAGATTTCAGCAGAATTAAACAAATGGCGCTGAATAAAAAGAAAAATGAAATGGTTGAAAAATTCGTCAACTCCAAATTGCCGACAACCTTTATTTCCATAGACGGACGGTATGATAACTGTAAATTTAAGTCCAACTGGAAAAAAGAATCAATCAAAAAATAA
- a CDS encoding NAD(P)H-dependent flavin oxidoreductase: MSNFIDFNSAKKLHDMQTSQNRITQLFEIKYPVIQAGMIWHSGWRLASAVSNCGGLGLIGAGSMYPDILRENIQKCKQATDKPFGVNVPMLYPNIEEIIQIILEEGVKIVFTSAGNPKTYTESLQKEGIKVAHVVSSTKFAIKCEEAGVDAIVAEGFEAGGHNGRDETTTFCLIPNVKKHTTKPLIAAGGIALGSQMKAAMILGADGVQIGSRFAATTEASAHENWKKKITQLQEGDTHLTLKELAPVRMVKNKFFNELEEIYQSGRDKDALIASLGRARAKRGMFEGDMEEGELEIGQVSALIDDILPVETVFNRLLKEFEETKMPAF, translated from the coding sequence ATGAGCAATTTTATAGATTTCAACTCTGCGAAAAAACTTCATGATATGCAGACAAGCCAAAACAGAATTACACAGCTTTTTGAAATAAAATATCCTGTTATTCAGGCCGGTATGATCTGGCATTCCGGATGGAGGCTGGCCTCAGCCGTTTCTAATTGTGGCGGATTGGGATTAATAGGAGCAGGAAGTATGTATCCGGATATCTTAAGAGAAAATATTCAAAAGTGTAAACAGGCAACAGATAAGCCTTTCGGGGTAAATGTCCCTATGCTGTATCCCAATATTGAAGAGATCATTCAGATTATTTTGGAAGAAGGAGTTAAAATTGTATTTACATCGGCAGGTAATCCCAAAACCTATACGGAATCTTTGCAAAAAGAAGGAATAAAAGTAGCCCATGTGGTTTCTTCTACCAAATTTGCCATCAAATGCGAAGAGGCAGGAGTAGACGCTATTGTTGCCGAGGGGTTTGAAGCCGGAGGACATAACGGTAGAGATGAGACTACAACTTTCTGCCTGATTCCTAATGTTAAAAAACATACCACCAAACCTCTTATTGCTGCCGGAGGCATTGCTTTAGGCTCACAAATGAAAGCTGCCATGATATTGGGAGCAGATGGAGTGCAGATTGGTTCCCGTTTTGCGGCAACTACAGAAGCCAGTGCCCATGAGAACTGGAAAAAGAAAATTACACAATTACAGGAAGGAGATACCCATCTTACACTCAAAGAACTGGCACCGGTAAGAATGGTCAAAAATAAATTTTTCAACGAATTGGAAGAAATCTATCAGAGCGGAAGAGATAAAGATGCCTTAATTGCTTCATTGGGCAGAGCCAGAGCTAAACGGGGAATGTTTGAAGGAGATATGGAAGAAGGAGAACTGGAAATAGGCCAGGTTTCTGCTTTAATCGATGATATTCTTCCGGTGGAAACAGTTTTTAACCGTCTGCTGAAAGAATTTGAAGAAACAAAAATGCCTGCCTTTTAG
- a CDS encoding HD domain-containing protein gives MVNLKNQFEQLCFPFTKDQDLISRLWKEIETKYTEKNRYYHNLLHLENMFRELETVKNDISDYLTVSFSVFYHDIIYNATSQSNEENSAITAESRLRELGVNESEIKIISTQIIATKQHLLSENHDLNYLLDADLSILGKDFGIYLDYTRKIRKEYSIYPDLLYKRGRKKVLKHFLELESIFKTAYFKEKYEAQAKENIATELKLL, from the coding sequence ATGGTAAATTTAAAAAATCAGTTTGAACAACTTTGCTTTCCTTTTACTAAAGATCAGGATCTGATCAGCAGATTATGGAAGGAAATTGAAACAAAGTACACTGAAAAAAACAGATATTACCATAACCTTCTGCATCTTGAAAATATGTTCCGGGAACTTGAAACCGTAAAAAATGATATTTCGGATTACCTTACCGTTTCTTTCTCTGTATTCTATCATGATATTATTTATAACGCCACTTCTCAGTCCAACGAAGAGAACAGTGCTATAACTGCAGAATCAAGACTCCGGGAACTTGGAGTGAATGAATCTGAAATAAAAATTATTTCAACACAAATTATAGCAACCAAGCAGCATTTGCTGTCTGAAAATCATGATCTCAATTATTTGCTGGATGCCGATCTTTCAATTCTTGGAAAAGACTTTGGAATCTACCTGGATTATACCCGAAAGATCCGTAAAGAATATTCTATTTATCCCGACCTGCTTTACAAGCGCGGACGAAAAAAGGTTCTCAAACATTTTCTTGAACTTGAGAGCATCTTTAAAACAGCCTATTTTAAAGAAAAATACGAAGCGCAGGCCAAAGAAAATATAGCTACGGAACTTAAGTTGTTATAA
- a CDS encoding murein L,D-transpeptidase catalytic domain-containing protein, with the protein MKRLYLLFAVFLICACVQEKKEISGNDIISETAIERKPEADLSALKSKADEALKFCTTKDFNTDFCILIDMSLHSGVKRFFIWDFKNKRISKKYLVGHGCGSNSWSKDDSRDHPEFSNEDGSHLSSLGKYKLQGRGYSEWGINVKYLMHGLEETNDNALARYIVFHSWDMMSDEETFPKGSPEGWGCPTISNNAMKEVDPMIQNSKKPVLMWIYN; encoded by the coding sequence ATGAAAAGACTTTATTTGCTTTTTGCAGTTTTTTTGATTTGCGCCTGTGTCCAGGAAAAAAAAGAAATAAGTGGTAATGATATTATTTCTGAAACAGCCATTGAAAGGAAGCCGGAAGCAGATCTGTCTGCATTAAAAAGCAAAGCAGATGAGGCATTGAAGTTCTGTACGACGAAGGATTTTAATACTGATTTCTGTATTTTGATTGATATGAGCCTTCATTCAGGGGTAAAACGCTTTTTTATATGGGATTTTAAAAATAAACGTATTTCAAAAAAATATCTTGTAGGCCACGGATGTGGAAGCAACTCCTGGAGTAAAGACGATTCCAGAGATCATCCGGAATTTAGTAACGAGGATGGCAGCCACCTTTCATCACTGGGAAAATACAAACTGCAGGGAAGGGGATATAGTGAATGGGGAATTAATGTAAAATACCTGATGCACGGCCTTGAAGAAACAAATGATAATGCATTGGCAAGATATATTGTTTTCCATTCATGGGATATGATGAGCGACGAAGAAACCTTTCCTAAGGGCTCTCCGGAAGGATGGGGTTGTCCAACCATATCAAACAATGCGATGAAAGAAGTTGACCCTATGATTCAGAATTCAAAGAAACCGGTTCTCATGTGGATATATAATTGA